The proteins below are encoded in one region of Candidatus Thiodiazotropha sp. LNASS1:
- the rpsA gene encoding 30S ribosomal protein S1, with product MTESFAELFEESLSSTQLRSGAIIIGTVLDITPEAVIVNAGLKSEGVIPRDQFLNQQGDIEVQIGDQVEVALDAVEDGFGATRLSREKAKRDQAWKVLEKAHEAEETVIGRINGKVKGGFTVELNDIRAFLPGSLVDVRPVRDTAYLEGKDLEFKVIKLDRRRNNVVVSRRAVVEQEYSEERDKLLENLQEGQEIKGVVKNLTDYGAFVDLGGIDGLLHITDMAWKRVKHPSEVVEIGDEINVKILKFDRERNRVSLGLKQMGDDPWVALARRYPESTRLFGKVTNIADYGCFVEIEEGVEGLVHVSEMDWTNKNVHPSKIVSLGDEVEVMVLDIDEERRRVSLGIKQCKPNPWDEFAATHKKGDHVTGNIKSITDFGIFIGLDGGIDGLIHLSDISWDDEGEDAIRNFKKGDEVETVVLSVDPERERISLGIKQLAQDPFSTFVAANEKGSFVKGRVVEVDAKGAMINLAEGVDGYLRASELSRDRVEDARSVLKEGDEIEAKFIGVDRKNRSITLSIKAKDADEEAAAIKGYARDAATSAPTLGDLLKEQMDNQGE from the coding sequence ATGACCGAAAGTTTTGCAGAATTATTTGAGGAGAGTCTCTCCAGTACCCAGCTTCGCAGTGGCGCCATTATTATCGGTACCGTTCTGGATATCACACCGGAAGCTGTTATCGTTAACGCCGGCCTGAAATCTGAAGGCGTTATACCTCGCGACCAATTTCTCAATCAGCAAGGAGATATTGAAGTCCAGATCGGCGATCAGGTAGAGGTCGCGCTGGATGCTGTTGAAGATGGATTTGGTGCCACCAGACTCTCCCGCGAAAAAGCCAAGCGCGATCAGGCTTGGAAAGTGCTTGAAAAGGCGCACGAGGCGGAAGAGACCGTTATCGGACGTATCAACGGTAAGGTTAAAGGCGGTTTCACGGTTGAATTGAATGATATCCGTGCATTCCTTCCCGGTTCTCTTGTCGATGTGCGTCCTGTACGCGATACCGCCTATTTGGAAGGTAAAGATCTTGAATTCAAGGTGATCAAACTCGATCGCCGACGCAACAACGTTGTGGTTTCACGCCGGGCCGTTGTTGAACAGGAGTACAGTGAAGAGCGCGATAAGTTGCTCGAAAATCTGCAGGAAGGTCAAGAGATCAAAGGTGTGGTCAAGAACCTCACCGATTATGGCGCATTTGTTGATCTTGGTGGAATCGATGGCTTGCTGCATATCACCGATATGGCGTGGAAGCGTGTCAAGCACCCCTCTGAAGTTGTTGAGATCGGTGACGAGATCAACGTCAAGATATTGAAATTCGACCGTGAACGTAACCGTGTCTCGCTCGGTCTCAAGCAGATGGGCGACGATCCATGGGTTGCACTGGCACGTCGTTATCCGGAAAGCACACGTCTGTTCGGCAAGGTTACCAACATTGCCGATTACGGATGTTTCGTGGAAATCGAGGAAGGTGTTGAAGGTCTTGTGCATGTTTCCGAGATGGACTGGACAAACAAGAACGTACACCCATCCAAGATAGTCTCCCTCGGTGACGAAGTGGAGGTCATGGTGCTTGATATCGATGAGGAGAGACGTCGTGTCTCGCTCGGTATTAAACAGTGCAAGCCTAATCCCTGGGATGAGTTTGCCGCTACCCACAAAAAGGGCGACCACGTTACCGGTAATATCAAGTCGATTACCGACTTCGGTATCTTTATCGGACTTGATGGCGGTATAGATGGACTGATTCATCTGTCCGATATCTCCTGGGATGATGAGGGTGAAGACGCTATTCGCAACTTCAAGAAGGGCGATGAAGTGGAAACCGTTGTCCTCTCTGTCGATCCTGAACGGGAACGCATCTCATTAGGTATCAAGCAGCTGGCACAGGATCCCTTTTCAACTTTTGTGGCTGCCAACGAGAAAGGCAGTTTCGTTAAAGGTAGAGTTGTAGAGGTCGATGCCAAGGGTGCGATGATCAACTTGGCTGAGGGTGTTGACGGTTATCTTCGAGCTTCTGAGCTGTCACGTGACCGTGTAGAGGATGCACGGAGCGTCCTTAAGGAAGGCGATGAGATAGAAGCGAAATTTATCGGTGTGGATCGTAAGAACCGCTCCATAACGCTTTCCATCAAAGCCAAGGATGCGGATGAAGAGGCGGCCGCTATCAAGGGTTATGCACGTGATGCGGCGACCAGTGCACCGACTTTGGGTGATTTGTTGAAAGAGCAGATGGATAATCAAGGCGAGTAG
- the pheA gene encoding prephenate dehydratase, whose amino-acid sequence MNDDAKLSAIRQRIDEIDLQLQQLISERAEAAQGVARIKLDEDPQTAFYRPEREAEVLRRIKDRNRGPLQDAEMARLFREIMSACLALEQTLNVAFLGPDGTYTQEAVLKHFGHAVHTTAMGSIPDTFREVEAGACQYGVVPVENSTEGVITHTLDTFVNSPLRICGEVSLPINHQLLSRGDPAEQIKVVYSHAQSLAQCRGWLDQHLPHVERVAVGSNAEAARLATEIANAAAIAGEAAGEIYQLSVVASNIEDEPGNTTRFLVIGKQDSPPSGEDKTSIMFSTHNKAGGLHSMLTPFAEHGISMTRIESRPSRRGRWDYLFFIDVEGHRSDDNLAAALHEIEQAATQFKVLGSYPKAVI is encoded by the coding sequence ATGAATGATGATGCGAAACTGAGTGCCATCCGACAGCGAATCGATGAGATCGATCTGCAACTGCAGCAGCTGATCAGTGAGCGGGCGGAAGCGGCCCAGGGGGTTGCGCGCATCAAATTGGATGAGGATCCGCAGACAGCTTTTTATCGTCCCGAACGTGAGGCTGAGGTATTGCGGCGTATCAAGGATCGAAACCGGGGACCGCTGCAGGATGCGGAGATGGCAAGGCTGTTCCGGGAGATCATGTCGGCCTGTCTGGCCTTGGAACAGACCTTGAATGTCGCCTTTCTTGGGCCGGATGGAACCTATACACAGGAAGCGGTGCTTAAGCATTTTGGGCATGCTGTTCATACCACAGCCATGGGCTCCATACCGGATACCTTTCGCGAGGTCGAAGCCGGTGCCTGCCAATACGGTGTGGTACCGGTGGAAAACTCCACCGAGGGCGTGATTACCCACACCCTGGATACTTTCGTCAATTCGCCACTGCGGATCTGCGGTGAGGTTTCATTGCCGATCAATCACCAGCTACTCAGTCGTGGGGACCCCGCGGAGCAGATCAAGGTGGTCTACTCCCATGCCCAATCCCTTGCCCAGTGTCGGGGATGGCTCGATCAGCACCTCCCTCATGTTGAGCGGGTTGCTGTCGGCAGTAATGCAGAGGCCGCCAGGCTGGCAACCGAAATAGCCAATGCCGCCGCCATCGCGGGAGAGGCGGCCGGTGAGATCTACCAGCTAAGTGTTGTGGCATCGAACATTGAGGATGAACCCGGCAATACGACCCGTTTTCTGGTGATCGGCAAGCAGGATTCACCGCCCAGTGGAGAAGACAAAACCAGTATCATGTTCTCCACCCATAACAAAGCGGGCGGTCTGCATAGTATGCTTACGCCGTTTGCTGAACATGGAATCAGCATGACGCGCATTGAATCACGTCCATCCCGCAGGGGACGCTGGGATTATCTTTTTTTCATCGATGTGGAGGGGCACAGAAGCGATGACAATCTCGCCGCGGCCCTGCATGAGATCGAGCAGGCGGCCACCCAGTTCAAGGTCCTCGGGTCCTATCCCAAGGCAGTCATATAG
- the ihfB gene encoding integration host factor subunit beta has protein sequence MTKSELIEIIAKEQSHLAYRDVELAVKCMIEHMSQSLASGERIEIRGFGSFSLHYRPPRMGRNPKTGKTVALSGKYVPHFKPGKELRDRVNQSYTENITEQVE, from the coding sequence ATGACAAAATCCGAACTGATTGAGATTATTGCCAAGGAGCAGAGCCATCTTGCCTATCGTGATGTAGAGTTGGCTGTAAAGTGCATGATTGAGCACATGAGCCAATCCCTGGCATCGGGTGAGAGAATTGAGATTCGCGGATTTGGGAGCTTTTCACTCCACTACCGGCCGCCAAGGATGGGACGCAACCCAAAAACGGGTAAGACAGTTGCGCTTTCCGGTAAGTATGTCCCTCACTTCAAGCCCGGTAAGGAGTTGCGGGATCGCGTGAATCAGTCCTACACAGAAAACATCACTGAGCAGGTGGAGTAG
- the phoR gene encoding phosphate regulon sensor histidine kinase PhoR, protein MKGYLKIEINHLLGSLLIFVPIGYLLQQIPSAIAVALAAYFAKHGYYLIKLAYLINRSSRIDPPYPADIWGLIYKELSRFRSRSRKRKRTLSRFASRFRKVTSSIPDGLVLLNKSAVIEWANPAAGQLLNISWPRDENSSFTEHIKHENLTEYLNNPDYSKPLEFPSPSNKAVIISLRVTPFGGKKAQRLVVARDITEVYKLNQTRRDFVSNVSHELRTPLTVIAGYLENLSDNDMLPFQERPFTLMLQQADRMNSIINDLLTLSRLELGHAPSPEKPVAVPDLLRRIIDQAQLLAEQKGGYTINLDVDDNLWLLGEESELTSAFSNLVFNAVIHTPPGTEITVTWLHLENEACLTVTDSGPGIEERHIHRLTERFYRVDKARSRQSGGTGLGLAIVKHIIGRHDGEIRIASQLGVGSSFTCSFPEELSLDKPVTISAERDASKQLPSDQPELLNSSPE, encoded by the coding sequence GTGAAGGGCTATCTGAAAATCGAAATCAATCATCTGCTGGGAAGCCTGCTGATATTTGTGCCTATCGGGTATCTGCTGCAGCAGATTCCTAGCGCAATCGCGGTGGCATTGGCTGCCTATTTCGCTAAACACGGTTACTACCTGATCAAGCTCGCCTATCTGATCAACCGGAGTTCGCGGATCGATCCACCCTACCCTGCGGATATCTGGGGACTGATCTATAAAGAGCTCTCGAGGTTCCGCTCCAGAAGCCGAAAACGTAAAAGAACACTCAGCCGCTTCGCGTCACGATTCAGAAAGGTAACCAGCTCTATACCCGACGGACTGGTATTACTGAATAAATCCGCCGTTATTGAATGGGCGAACCCTGCTGCCGGTCAGTTGTTGAATATAAGCTGGCCACGGGATGAAAACAGTTCATTCACAGAACACATCAAACATGAAAATCTTACGGAGTATCTGAATAATCCCGATTACTCAAAACCCCTCGAATTCCCTTCCCCAAGCAACAAAGCCGTGATCATCTCTCTCCGCGTTACACCATTTGGTGGTAAGAAGGCCCAGCGTCTGGTAGTCGCGAGAGACATCACCGAAGTCTATAAGCTCAACCAGACCAGACGTGACTTTGTCTCGAATGTCTCACACGAACTCCGTACCCCCCTCACTGTTATCGCGGGGTACCTGGAAAACCTTTCCGACAATGATATGTTGCCGTTTCAGGAGCGTCCCTTTACTCTGATGCTTCAGCAGGCGGACAGAATGAACAGCATCATTAACGATCTGCTTACACTTTCCCGACTCGAGCTTGGACATGCCCCATCCCCGGAGAAGCCGGTCGCCGTACCCGATCTACTGCGCAGAATCATCGATCAGGCACAGCTGTTGGCGGAGCAAAAGGGTGGTTATACGATCAATCTGGATGTCGACGACAACCTCTGGCTGCTGGGTGAAGAGAGCGAATTGACGAGCGCATTCTCGAATCTTGTCTTCAATGCCGTCATCCATACACCCCCCGGCACAGAGATCACCGTCACCTGGCTGCACCTGGAAAACGAGGCCTGCCTGACAGTCACTGATTCCGGGCCGGGAATCGAGGAGCGTCATATACATCGATTGACCGAACGTTTCTACCGGGTCGATAAGGCGCGATCACGCCAATCCGGGGGCACAGGACTGGGATTAGCCATTGTCAAACATATTATCGGTCGACATGATGGCGAAATAAGAATAGCGAGTCAGTTGGGAGTTGGCAGCAGTTTCACCTGCTCTTTTCCGGAAGAATTATCGCTTGATAAACCAGTTACGATTTCTGCTGAGCGAGATGCCTCGAAACAACTCCCCAGTGACCAACCTGAACTGTTGAACTCATCACCGGAATAA
- the cmk gene encoding (d)CMP kinase, with translation MDRAPVITVDGPSGSGKGTLAQRIAEALGWHFLDSGAIYRVLGLMVERAGIGGENVDKIADMAKSMPLSFDQGRVLLDGEDVSRSIRTETIGNAASKVAAIPQVREALLAWQRNYARSPGLVADGRDMGTVVFPQAKVKIFLTASAEERAQRRYKQLKEKGLGVNLARLTEEIRERDERDSKRAVAPLVASESAYQLDSTAMTIDEVYGQAMQIVGAALSDIQS, from the coding sequence GTGGATAGGGCGCCGGTCATTACGGTGGATGGGCCTTCGGGATCGGGTAAAGGAACCCTTGCTCAACGCATCGCGGAGGCCTTGGGTTGGCATTTTCTCGATAGTGGCGCGATCTATCGCGTTTTGGGCTTAATGGTCGAACGTGCTGGCATCGGCGGTGAAAATGTGGATAAAATTGCCGATATGGCTAAAAGTATGCCATTATCATTCGATCAAGGACGGGTGCTGTTGGATGGTGAGGATGTATCGCGGAGCATACGTACTGAAACCATCGGCAATGCGGCTTCCAAAGTGGCTGCCATCCCTCAGGTTCGTGAAGCATTACTGGCATGGCAACGCAACTATGCCAGGTCACCCGGTCTGGTTGCAGATGGACGCGACATGGGAACGGTGGTTTTCCCTCAAGCCAAGGTCAAGATATTTCTCACAGCAAGTGCCGAGGAACGGGCACAGAGACGCTATAAACAGTTGAAAGAAAAGGGGTTAGGTGTTAATCTCGCCCGTCTTACTGAGGAGATTAGAGAACGGGATGAGCGCGACAGCAAACGTGCCGTGGCGCCACTCGTCGCTTCGGAATCAGCATACCAGTTGGATTCGACGGCGATGACTATCGATGAAGTTTATGGGCAGGCGATGCAGATAGTAGGCGCGGCCCTGTCCGATATTCAAAGCTAA
- a CDS encoding prephenate dehydrogenase, whose product MIEKLAIIGVGLIGGSAALALKEEGVVKEVVGCGRGEANLIKAQSLGVIDHYTHDVGAAVKGADMVLLSVPLGAMRDTLSGIRGQLADHAVVTDAGSVKCSVVNDVKAVFGEIPGFFVPGHPIAGTERSGAEAAFAELYRNRRVILTPLQETDKDALLRVERMWQQCGADVVQMTVEHHDEVLAATSHLPHMLAFTLVDSLARMKENDEIFRFAAGGFRDFTRIASSNPVMWRDICIANQSYLNEMLTRFADELHELAELLQSGDETGLLEIFQRAKKARDRYVDGVNKS is encoded by the coding sequence GTGATTGAAAAGCTTGCGATTATCGGAGTCGGTCTGATTGGCGGCTCTGCCGCCCTGGCCCTGAAGGAAGAGGGTGTGGTGAAGGAAGTGGTTGGCTGTGGCCGTGGGGAAGCCAATTTGATCAAAGCACAATCCTTGGGCGTGATCGATCACTACACGCATGATGTAGGTGCGGCGGTTAAAGGCGCCGATATGGTCTTGTTGTCAGTACCCTTGGGTGCAATGCGCGACACCCTGAGTGGTATACGCGGTCAGCTTGCCGATCATGCAGTGGTAACCGATGCCGGCAGCGTCAAGTGCAGTGTGGTAAACGATGTCAAAGCGGTATTCGGCGAAATCCCCGGATTTTTTGTTCCGGGCCATCCCATTGCGGGGACCGAACGCAGTGGCGCTGAAGCGGCGTTTGCCGAGTTGTATCGTAATCGCCGAGTCATACTCACGCCACTGCAGGAAACGGATAAGGATGCGCTCCTGCGTGTCGAAAGGATGTGGCAACAGTGCGGGGCGGATGTGGTACAGATGACCGTTGAGCACCATGACGAAGTATTGGCTGCAACCAGTCATTTGCCTCACATGCTGGCATTTACCTTGGTCGATAGTCTGGCGCGAATGAAAGAGAATGATGAAATCTTTCGCTTCGCCGCAGGCGGCTTCAGGGATTTCACCAGGATCGCATCAAGCAATCCTGTGATGTGGCGCGACATCTGTATAGCCAATCAGAGTTACCTGAATGAAATGTTGACGCGCTTTGCCGATGAGCTGCATGAGCTTGCGGAACTGCTGCAAAGTGGTGATGAAACCGGGTTGCTGGAGATATTTCAACGTGCGAAAAAGGCGCGGGACAGATACGTGGATGGAGTCAATAAAAGCTAG
- the serC gene encoding 3-phosphoserine/phosphohydroxythreonine transaminase: MSRVFNFSAGPAMLPEDVLQQAREEMLDWRGSGMSVMEMSHRGKEFMSIAEQAESDLRALLQIPDNYKVMFLQGGASSQFAMVPMNLTRENTQVDYINTGSWSKKAIAEAKRFATVNLVASTEETRFTTTPGQSELNLDPGAAYVHYTPNETIQGVEFPYVPETADVPLVADFSSTILSRPIDVSKYGIIYAGAQKNIGPAGLTIAIVREDLIGNAVENTPAMFQYATHSDNASMYNTPPTYGWYLAGLVFKWLQQKGGLAGMAVINRRKAEALYKAIDDSDFYANPVSPESRSWMNVPFTLDDAGLDGKFIEEAGAAGLKTLKGHRSVGGMRASIYNAMPEEGVQVLIDFMAEFERVNG, translated from the coding sequence ATGTCACGAGTCTTTAACTTTAGTGCCGGTCCCGCGATGTTACCGGAAGATGTTCTGCAGCAGGCCAGGGAAGAGATGCTTGATTGGCGTGGCAGCGGGATGTCAGTTATGGAGATGAGCCACCGGGGTAAGGAGTTCATGTCCATTGCTGAGCAGGCGGAATCCGACTTGCGTGCCTTGTTGCAGATTCCTGACAACTATAAAGTGATGTTCCTCCAGGGTGGTGCGTCGAGCCAGTTTGCCATGGTGCCGATGAATCTGACCCGGGAAAATACCCAAGTCGACTACATCAATACCGGTTCCTGGTCGAAAAAGGCGATTGCGGAAGCCAAGCGTTTTGCGACTGTCAATCTGGTGGCCAGCACGGAAGAGACCAGGTTCACCACAACGCCTGGTCAGTCGGAGCTCAACCTCGATCCTGGCGCCGCCTATGTGCACTACACGCCTAACGAGACCATCCAGGGGGTAGAGTTTCCCTATGTGCCGGAGACGGCTGATGTACCATTGGTTGCCGATTTCTCCTCCACCATCCTGTCACGGCCGATCGATGTCTCGAAGTATGGAATTATCTATGCCGGTGCGCAGAAGAACATAGGGCCCGCCGGTTTGACCATTGCCATCGTACGTGAAGACCTGATAGGAAATGCCGTCGAAAATACACCGGCAATGTTTCAATATGCGACCCATAGCGACAATGCTTCCATGTACAACACGCCACCGACCTATGGCTGGTACCTGGCGGGTTTGGTATTTAAATGGCTACAGCAAAAAGGCGGACTGGCCGGTATGGCTGTGATCAACCGGCGTAAGGCGGAGGCGCTCTACAAAGCCATTGACGATTCCGATTTCTACGCCAATCCGGTATCACCCGAGAGTCGATCCTGGATGAATGTTCCATTCACATTGGACGACGCCGGGCTGGATGGAAAATTTATCGAAGAGGCGGGAGCAGCCGGCCTCAAGACGCTCAAGGGCCATCGCTCCGTGGGTGGGATGCGCGCCAGTATCTATAACGCCATGCCCGAAGAGGGGGTTCAGGTGCTTATCGATTTCATGGCTGAGTTTGAACGGGTCAACGGATAA
- a CDS encoding phosphoglycerate dehydrogenase, protein MYKILTLNNISVAGLDRLPRDTYEVASEITHPDAILLRSHKMHGMEIPETVKAIGRAGAGVNNIPVAEMTGLGIPVFNAPGANANAVKELVLAGALLAARNLGPAWRFTTGLSGDDGVISKQVESGKKNFVGFELPGRTMGVIGLGAIGVKVANACRALGMNVIGYDPTITVQSAWKLASEVEQALSVDDLLSKSDFVTFHVPLTDATANMINAERLRLMKPGSVLLNFARNGIVDDEATVAALDSGQIYAYVCDFPSNLLKDHPRVITLPHLGASTKEAEDNCAIMVAEEVRDYLENGNITNSVNFPSINLPRNGGFRIAVVNSNVPNMVGQISTDLANEGLNILDMLNKSRDDIAVTLLDVDKRPNAELLQTLASIDGVLSVRSLSGEE, encoded by the coding sequence ATGTACAAAATACTGACATTGAACAACATCTCCGTGGCGGGCCTTGATCGTCTGCCGCGTGATACTTATGAAGTCGCCTCCGAAATCACCCACCCGGATGCGATCCTGTTACGTTCCCATAAAATGCATGGCATGGAAATCCCGGAAACGGTGAAGGCGATCGGACGGGCCGGCGCCGGTGTCAACAACATTCCGGTGGCCGAGATGACAGGGTTGGGGATTCCGGTCTTCAATGCGCCGGGCGCCAATGCCAATGCGGTCAAAGAGCTTGTGCTGGCCGGTGCGCTGCTGGCGGCTCGGAACCTGGGTCCGGCCTGGCGCTTCACTACAGGGTTGTCAGGGGATGACGGCGTTATCTCCAAACAGGTGGAGTCGGGAAAGAAGAATTTCGTCGGCTTTGAACTGCCGGGACGTACCATGGGGGTCATCGGGCTTGGTGCAATCGGCGTCAAGGTTGCCAATGCCTGTCGTGCCTTGGGCATGAACGTGATCGGATACGATCCAACCATAACAGTTCAAAGCGCATGGAAGCTCGCTTCGGAAGTGGAGCAGGCCTTGAGCGTGGATGATCTGCTCTCCAAATCGGACTTCGTGACTTTTCACGTGCCGCTGACGGATGCCACTGCAAATATGATCAATGCCGAGCGGTTGAGGTTGATGAAGCCTGGATCGGTGCTGCTCAATTTTGCCCGTAACGGCATTGTCGATGATGAAGCCACCGTGGCCGCCCTGGATAGTGGCCAAATCTATGCATACGTGTGCGATTTTCCCAGCAACCTGCTGAAGGATCATCCGAGAGTGATTACCCTGCCTCACTTGGGGGCCTCAACCAAGGAGGCGGAGGACAACTGCGCTATCATGGTGGCCGAGGAGGTTCGTGACTACCTGGAAAACGGCAATATCACCAATTCAGTCAATTTCCCCAGCATAAATCTGCCGAGAAACGGTGGTTTCCGTATAGCCGTCGTGAACAGCAATGTACCCAATATGGTGGGACAGATCTCCACCGATCTGGCCAATGAGGGATTGAATATCCTGGATATGCTCAACAAATCCCGGGACGATATCGCGGTCACCCTACTGGACGTGGACAAGCGACCCAATGCTGAGCTGTTGCAGACGTTGGCTTCCATCGATGGTGTATTATCGGTACGCTCATTGTCAGGTGAAGAGTAG
- the hisC gene encoding histidinol-phosphate transaminase yields MTRQTNPFLELAAPGIEALKPYLPGKPISELERELGITHSIKLASNENPLGVSEKVIETLGRCVPELSRYPDGGGYRLRQRLAEKHAVDPACITLGNGSNDVLDMVARVFLSPDVESMFSQYAFAVYPISSQAVGAGLRVAPAKAYGHDLERMLQMLTPKTRVIWIANPNNPTGTRLTDTELYSFLLQLPEHVIVVLDEAYFEYVQESDFPDGAAWLQRFPNLIVTRTFSKAYGLASLRIGYGLSNPAIADLLNRVRQPFNVNALAQSAALAALDDEEFIQRSIALNNKGMQQYRQGFEALGLDYIPSVANFITVDVGEDASRVDQALLREGCITRPIANYGLPNHLRISVGLEEENDRLLTTLKKVLKR; encoded by the coding sequence ATGACACGTCAGACAAACCCCTTTCTTGAGCTTGCCGCACCGGGTATCGAGGCCTTGAAGCCCTATTTGCCCGGTAAACCGATATCTGAGTTAGAGCGCGAACTGGGTATCACTCACTCGATAAAACTGGCGTCCAACGAAAATCCCTTGGGCGTCAGCGAAAAGGTCATCGAGACTTTGGGCCGGTGTGTGCCTGAGTTATCCCGCTATCCCGACGGCGGAGGCTATCGACTGCGTCAGCGGCTTGCCGAAAAGCATGCCGTGGATCCCGCCTGCATTACCCTCGGCAACGGTTCCAATGATGTCCTGGATATGGTCGCACGGGTGTTTCTTTCGCCGGATGTCGAGTCTATGTTTTCGCAATATGCCTTTGCTGTATACCCAATCAGCAGTCAGGCTGTCGGTGCCGGGTTGAGGGTTGCCCCTGCCAAGGCATACGGCCACGACCTTGAGCGGATGCTGCAAATGCTCACGCCCAAGACCAGGGTTATCTGGATTGCGAATCCGAATAATCCAACCGGTACCCGGCTGACTGACACAGAGCTGTACTCGTTTTTGCTTCAGCTGCCGGAGCATGTCATCGTGGTGCTTGATGAAGCCTATTTCGAATATGTTCAGGAGAGTGACTTTCCGGATGGCGCGGCATGGCTGCAGCGCTTTCCCAATCTGATTGTGACCCGCACCTTTTCCAAGGCCTATGGGCTGGCATCCCTGCGTATCGGATATGGGCTATCGAATCCCGCCATCGCCGATCTGTTGAATCGGGTGCGACAGCCTTTCAATGTCAATGCCCTGGCGCAGTCGGCGGCATTGGCCGCACTTGATGATGAAGAGTTCATCCAACGTTCGATTGCACTCAACAACAAGGGTATGCAACAGTACCGGCAGGGCTTCGAAGCATTGGGGCTCGACTATATTCCTTCAGTGGCTAATTTTATAACCGTCGATGTTGGTGAGGATGCCTCCAGGGTCGATCAGGCATTGCTGCGCGAAGGATGTATCACTCGACCGATAGCCAACTACGGATTGCCCAACCATTTGCGCATCTCTGTCGGGCTGGAAGAGGAGAACGATCGTCTCTTGACGACGCTGAAGAAGGTACTAAAACGGTGA
- the aroA gene encoding 3-phosphoshikimate 1-carboxyvinyltransferase, whose amino-acid sequence MNLQQQINYRIQPGGKLIGNLRVPGDKSISHRSIMLGSLADGVTEVTGFLEGEDSLATLNAFRQMGVAIDGPTQGRVTIQGVGMHGLQAPDGALDLGNSGTSMRLLTGLLAGQGMAVTLTGDSSLSGRPMQRVIDPLSRMNASIGSTEAFTAPLQIHPQSRLQGIDYQLPMASAQVKSALLLAGLCAEGETCITEPAPTRDHTERMLQGFGYPVRRDGNRICLTGGGRLSACEIDIPADISSATFFLVGVSIAEGSEMVLQHVGINPTRDGVISILKLMGAEIELLNEREVGGEPVADIRVMSTELHGIDIPEELVPLAIDEFPAVFVAAACARGETRLRGAVELRVKESDRIQVMAEGLQRLGIEADPTPDGIVIQGGELQGGKVESHGDHRIAMSFAMAGLRAAGPIEIADCANVNTSFPGFVPSAADMGLQIAEVKNSG is encoded by the coding sequence ATTAACTTGCAACAACAAATCAATTATCGAATACAACCCGGCGGCAAGCTGATCGGCAACTTGCGTGTGCCTGGCGATAAATCGATCTCCCACAGGTCGATCATGCTCGGTTCGTTGGCTGATGGCGTTACTGAGGTAACAGGTTTTCTGGAAGGTGAAGACAGTCTTGCCACTTTGAATGCCTTTCGCCAAATGGGGGTGGCCATCGATGGACCGACCCAGGGCCGGGTGACTATTCAAGGTGTCGGCATGCATGGGCTGCAGGCGCCGGATGGTGCGCTGGATCTGGGAAATTCGGGAACATCAATGCGCCTGCTGACCGGTTTGCTGGCGGGGCAGGGCATGGCGGTGACATTGACGGGTGACAGTTCCCTGTCGGGTCGACCCATGCAACGGGTCATCGACCCGCTTTCGCGGATGAATGCGAGCATCGGTTCGACAGAGGCTTTCACTGCGCCATTGCAGATTCACCCCCAATCTCGCTTGCAGGGTATCGATTACCAATTGCCAATGGCCAGCGCCCAGGTCAAATCAGCACTGTTGTTGGCGGGTCTCTGTGCGGAAGGCGAAACCTGTATCACAGAACCGGCGCCCACCAGGGATCACACCGAGCGTATGTTGCAGGGATTTGGCTATCCGGTGAGACGCGATGGCAACAGGATATGTCTGACTGGCGGGGGGCGATTGAGTGCCTGCGAAATCGACATACCCGCGGATATCTCATCGGCAACCTTCTTTCTTGTCGGAGTCTCTATCGCTGAAGGGTCGGAGATGGTGTTGCAACACGTGGGCATCAACCCCACCCGGGATGGTGTGATTTCGATCCTCAAGTTGATGGGTGCCGAGATAGAGCTCCTCAACGAGAGAGAGGTCGGCGGTGAACCGGTTGCCGATATAAGAGTCATGTCGACAGAATTGCACGGCATCGATATACCCGAGGAGTTGGTGCCGCTGGCAATCGATGAATTTCCGGCCGTTTTCGTGGCGGCGGCGTGTGCCCGGGGTGAGACGCGATTAAGGGGCGCAGTAGAGCTGCGGGTCAAGGAGAGCGATCGTATCCAGGTCATGGCGGAAGGTTTGCAGAGACTCGGTATCGAGGCCGATCCGACGCCGGATGGAATCGTCATACAGGGAGGCGAGCTACAGGGCGGCAAAGTGGAGAGTCACGGCGATCACAGAATAGCAATGTCATTTGCGATGGCGGGATTGAGGGCGGCAGGCCCCATTGAGATTGCCGACTGCGCCAATGTCAATACCTCGTTTCCCGGCTTCGTCCCTTCTGCGGCGGATATGGGGCTGCAGATTGCCGAGGTGAAAAATAGTGGATAG